CGACAAAGAAACACTGACACAAGATATTAAGTACAACTCATTCTTTATTAATGTTTAAAacagggggcaacacggtggcgcagagttagtcctgatgcctcatggcgcagacgtcccaggttcgatcccggctctgggtcactgttggtgtggagtttgcacattctccccgtgtctgcgtgggttttgccccaaaggatgtgcaggttaggtggattggccatgctaaattgccccttaattggaaaaaatgaattgggtactctaaattttttttttttttttaattaatgttGAAAACAAAAGATCAACATGAACTGTTCTTTATCTCACTTGTTAAAGTACTGATTACTTGTTACAATGAATCGTAAAACTCGTGGCTTGGGCCCAAATACTACTCATTGCAAGGTGAGGTGGTCAGTCTCCCTTTGATAGATTGTCTTCTTTTCTGAGCCCAGGACCCAGGGTTTCCCTGCGTGATGGTTATTCCTGTAGATCTTTGCTGTGGTGGCTCTGAGCATCCCCGCTTTTATCCCGTTTCTCCCAGTATCGTGAACGTTCTTAGTACATCAGTTTGTACATTACCAGCTGAAAACAACAGGGCACAAGTGCTGTCCATGTTCTTCTTATCTGTCCTTGCTGAGCAGTCTCTACAGCTGCAGCAGTTTCATGTTGAGTATATCTTATCTTATCACACCCTGCCAACTCAACAGGCTGGTTCATTAAACTGCATCTGTGTTCACAGTCCCTGTGCAAGATTGGCTACTTTTCCCATCATGCTTTGTGGGTGTTTAGCAGATTGTCACCCTGCTGTATTCTGTATTTAGTTTTGATCTTCCTGTATGTGTAGGAAAAACACTATTTActctccaggataaaataaatatcCTTCATCAGCTTTTGCGGATCATTTCAGTGGCAATCTGGTCtctcaggctcaaagagcatcttgAGACCGGCTGTCCCGCAGAGATTCTGACCCTCCCATTTCGCCAacttgtcagaatgaacatggttcatccTGGAAGTGATTAACATCagcaatttgttttttaaattttagactacccaattcgttttttccaattaaggggcaatttagcccctaccctgccctgcacatctttgggttgtgggggcaaaacccatgcagacatgggagaatgtgcaaactgcacatgaacagtaacccagagctggaatcgaacttgggaccttagcgccgtgaggcagcagtgctaaccactgcacctgattaacagcagcaataacagcagaatccaacccgtaCCATCatttgtggactcgctggtgtctcagcaggtgtgttgaccgagtgaatcccttctcacacactgagcaagtgaatgacctctcctcagtatgaattcgctgatgtgcctGCAGGCTGGTTAActcagagaatcccttcccacactgagcgcaggtgaacagcttctccaACGTGTGAACTCTTTGGTGTGACTGCAGTTTGGATGAGTGAATGAAtctctttccacactgagagcaggtgaatgccctctcccccgtgtgaactcgctggtgcgtctgcaggtgggataactgagtgaatcctttcccacactgagagcaagtgaacggtctctccccagtgtgaattcgctggtgtgtctgcaggtgggataaccgagggaatcccttcccacactgagagcaggtgaacggcctctccccagtatgtatttgctggtgtgtctgcaggctggataactgagtgaattccttcccacactgagagcaggtgtacggcttctccccagtgtgaactcgctggtgtgtctccaGACTGGAAAAccgattaaatcccttcccacagtcagagcagatgaatggcttctccccagtgtgcatttgctggtgtgtctgcaggtgggataactgagtgaatctcttcccacactgagagcaggtgaatggcctctccccagtgtgaattcgctggtgtttctgcagactggataattgagtgaatctctttctacactgaatgcaggtgaatggcctctccccgctgtgaactcgctggtggaacATCAGTTCCTGAGAGCTTTTGAAGctgttcccacagtcagaacatttaaaaggtctctcgttgGTATGAGTGAGattgtgtctcagcaggttggataactgagtgaatcccttcccacacaaagAGCAagtgaagggcctctccccagtgtgactgtgtcgatgatattccagcttggatgggcagttaaatcccttcccacagtccccacatttccaaggtttctccatgttttgggtctcctcgggtctttccaggttggacaatcagttgaagccttgtccacacacagaacacgtgtacagtttctccccactgcgaatagtgtgatgttttttcaggctgtgtaactggttaaagctctttccacagtcagtgctctggaacactgtcactcgggcgtgtgtgtctcggggcttttccagtcacactgatgtttcacatTTGTTGAAGCCAACAGAACACGTCTCCTCCTAGATTGAAAggttgatgatattcaggtcctgatgaatcgagtgattctgtcagATCTTGACATGACATTTGGTTAGAGATTTCTTTCTCTAAATCCTCACTTTGTAATATTCTGGAAAAGAAGTTTAcagaagacatcactgtcagtacaggatagaaattcagaatagacaattctagtttctatcgaacattctttcctctctcattccccaaaagttgtaattctccatctcacacactctccctccattctcactctgctgtatctaatattcaccctcttaATTCTCCTGATTcaagctgattgacagatccaagctcactgcttcctgtcctggacgcagagactgaaaatcttcatgcaggctgctagTCAGATATATATCTATATTAGTGGGCTAAAGATGCGTTTAATGTATAGGATTGTTTCAGTTGGTTAAGATACAGGGGGTTGTGATTGATCATTACCTTGAATTTGCTGCCGATGAGAGTAATCAGCAGAAATGATCAATAATTTCTACATGAAACTGGATGGGCTCTGCTGGCTTACAGAATGGGACCCACTTGAGACTGACAGAATTGCTTGCCGATTTGAAAAGTCCAATGGACTTCTTCCCTTCCGTTATAaatctgactggaaatatataacatagctactgTACTATGTTACAAGAGTAAAATAATTAATGTACTTTatgacagaaccatcaataatatatctaatctacagcctccccgaacaggcgccggaatgtggcgactaggggcttttcacagtaacttcatttgaagcctacttgtgacaataggcgattttcattttcatttcaatctgGATAACAACACCATATCACCATAACAACATATCCCCGTCCTCATGGaatcagagttttacagtacagcacgaggcccttcggcccttcatttCTATactagccatcaagcacctatttacgatcatcccattttccagcacttggtccgtaaccTTGCATGCTTTGGCTTATCCAGTGCACACCTCAATGCTACTTCaatgttgtgaggtttcccgcctctgCCACACTTTCAGTcactgaattccagattcccaccaccctctgggtgaaaatgattttcctcaaatcccctgcccTTCACCTTGTTACTGACGGGtctaccaaggggaaaggtttcttcctgggccagagaaaatgtgaaaattgtcagaacctctgcaatctcctcccttgactACCACAGCAGCCTTGGATACATCTCATATGGGCCTGGGATTTAAACAAGTGAACAACTGAAAGCCAGAAAAAGAGCATAAATGCAATGGGGAGAAAAGAATGTGTTTTACTCACAAATATTGGAGACAAGAGGACGTTTCAGCCTGTTGGGAGTCAATCTTCATTCAGAGGCAGAAGAGTAACAGCTTTCCTGGGCAGGAAGAAGCTGTATAGCCATTGACAAATCCCAGATTCTGATTGGCTGGATGACCAGAGCCCTTCCGGTCTTCCGTGTGTTTCCATTGGTCAATCCCCCTCATGGCGACAATAAAGGGGTGGACCTCGACTCACGTGGGGTGGGAAGCCGTTTGACCTCCAGACGTGCTGAGCTGTTGACCAATCCGCAGTATTTATTTTCTGCAACCAGTGATATTGCCCCCAATGGGATATTGTGTACTGGGAACGTCCCTCTGAGTCATTGTGACGTCTCATGGTTCCAGTGCGCAGACTCGGTGCCGATACAGGAGCCCCGCCTCACCCGTTATTCCCCTCCCCCTGGACCTCCCCGAaacaaggtttccaggaaaccggctgacggctccgccagagcgagaagccgctcggtgagtCCCCCTTTTTACCCGGGATTGCGCGTGTCcaagggagaggggaaggtgtccatGTGCCAGCCAGAATTAACCCtctctgaccttcctgctgaggtgttgaccaataggaagaGTTGGGGCCGGAAAGACTctgctcctccagccaatcagagcgggctttgtgtgaatgaggaTTGAGCTTCACACTAACTAAAACGTCCTCCCGTCTCCAAaacctgtgagtaaaacactttcttttccccccctttccaattattttctcattctgaccttcaattggtcacttgcagcaactgaagggaaaggaagtgaatccagggagggtgcagactctgcaaagcttggcccaggtctctctctctctctctcttaaacacaTTGACATCTTTTGctctctcagcttgacacatttatttgtctggcgaaaaggatggtccctttcctactgttcacaattaaagggtggtttccccaggagatggctgacatttaaggggacagtaaattaatattggaCGGAGAAATGTCtgtttatatggtacagattagatatattatttctgGTTCTGTAATGAAGTACATTTGTTTTCATTTCTAGTCTTGTAATACTGTagtgtagctacgttatatatttccattCGTTACTTCCCTGAGAGGGTTGTTCGTCTCTGGAATTCACATCCATCGGGACCAGTGAAGGCCGggaaggtcattgaatattttcacagataaattggacagatttttaaaaatctgtttaaaaaatagttttaaaaaactataataatgataaacacaacagagtaacagaaaaattGGTAGAAAATGGGTACAGAGCAGAACAAGAAATATTGCCAGCACAAATACAACAACATGTTGCAGAATTAATTctgaacaggatatttgagggaccaaaACCTCCAGATGAAATGCcggatcaattgaacaaccagatAACTTGTTAATAtcatgggctcgattctccgaagagggaacaaagtcccctagcaagcGTGTTTAGCTGTGCGTTTCCTGCCACTCAgttccgagaaacacatggctattcaacgcaactcgcgTTGTAAAAGGGACCTGAATGGGAACACGCgaccaaggccacacatagccacATTTTGTAAACTGGGGAGCTCGGCTGGCTGGATCTCCCCCTTGCAGTGAGAGATCGCGACATCATTTTTAAAGAGTGCCTCGATCTCCGAAACAATCCCCTCCCCTCGTAACTCTTTCAAGACCCACACCGGGCACCTCATGCCTGATCATGCACATGcagaaaatgccagtttggcaccttggcagtgcccattcccactggcagtgccatacaggcaccttggcagtgtcaggctggtacccaggtggcaccagcagtgccagggtaccacctgtcCAAAAGGCATGCATTTGGGGGCCTTGGATCCCCTGGGCGACCCCCATAAGTGCtgctccatctggtccccgttttagtgctgaacggtgctcgcccaaggtctctgaggtgaagggaatGAATCCCAGAGCCTCCGGTACCTCGGCAACATGCACATTAGAGTGGGGCTAattccttgctctaatatgcagatttgccaaaaagtgatcttgCTAACAATGGCTGGGATTTTACATCACAATGTCTTGCGAGAacgtgttgaatctcgcgaggcatggcgtgccaggtagatcctgggagcggggtctcccgggttTCATCAGCCATGCTGCGCCACGGTGAGATG
This portion of the Scyliorhinus torazame isolate Kashiwa2021f chromosome 5, sScyTor2.1, whole genome shotgun sequence genome encodes:
- the LOC140422015 gene encoding uncharacterized protein, whose protein sequence is MEKPWKCGDCGKGFNCPSKLEYHRHSHTGERPFTCSLCGKGFTQLSNLLRHNLTHTNERPFKCSDCGNSFKSSQELMFHQRVHSGERPFTCIQCRKRFTQLSSLQKHQRIHTGERPFTCSQCGKRFTQLSHLQTHQQMHTGEKPFICSDCGKGFNRFSSLETHQRVHTGEKPYTCSQCGKEFTQLSSLQTHQQIHTGERPFTCSQCGKGFPRLSHLQTHQRIHTGERPFTCSQCGKGFTQLSHLQTHQRVHTGERAFTCSQCGKRFIHSSKLQSHQRVHTLEKLFTCAQCGKGFSELTSLQAHQRIHTEERSFTCSVCEKGFTRSTHLLRHQRVHK